One Spinacia oleracea cultivar Varoflay chromosome 4, BTI_SOV_V1, whole genome shotgun sequence DNA segment encodes these proteins:
- the LOC110802417 gene encoding uncharacterized protein isoform X3 produces the protein MLFSVHLILYSVLLLGLSERGRGRGRGRGRGRGRVEPQLSARKLNFDNTDFDEEPSGSDSEYTGQSDEQPSPEKKEVPKRAKVVANVYRDNSSTKGGMMKAANTVIQKRSEEMNKKPPNQNCAVEALRRILGGFDDRKRNLVNEMGFAGLFSMIDKRLPANLTYWLCTRVDVALKSFMSPDGVQFPLNPIQVHWVLGIPMGPRPVPTTTVDENLEKDIINKYRTVHKKGGGITKKTLMEYVEGPCEDDNEFKRLFLLLALDSVLTPTTCHRLSMKFFHCVVVAHEASEYDWCSLVLDQLLHAVGSFSTRFYADGYAKGCGGCLIFLAIFYLDRLRRTPVDWGVFPRMRVWTIEEMNKAQNLDRLPSRDYGCVGCVDVAYGHTHPMMKDIMPGKRITSTEVDKLMNAVKAALDTNDVDEYDVSVLINVTGKNKRRRGGSSKSIPQKVKGKSKAQAEPDIPSERISVIEKSISMNQYTRKNRRTKNSEDALHLDEPLHLEESAQIGTNKSGVALNKTEPNQSDDALHLDPGFYLLELRN, from the exons ATGCTATTCTCAGTACATCTAATTTTGTACTCTGTATTATTATTGGGTTTATCTGAACGAGGAAGGGGCCGTGGACGAGGAAGGGGTCGTGGACGAGGGAGGGTAGAACCACAACTAAGTGCAAGAAAG TTAAACTTCGATAACACCGACTTTGATGAGGAGCCTAGTGGAAGTGATTCTGAATATACCGGTCAAAGTGATGAACAG CCATCCCCCGAGAAAAAAGAGGTTCCTAAAAGAGCAAAGGTGGTTGCTAATGTGTATAGA GATAATAGTAGCACTAAGGGGGGTATGATGAAGGCGGCTAACACAGTTATTCAAAAACGCTCTGAGGAGATGAATAAAAAG CCTCCTAATCAGAACTGTGCTGTTGAGGCCCTTAGAAGAATATTAGGAGGGTTCGATGATAGGAAAAGGAACTTAGTTAATGAGATGGGATTTGCTGGCCTATTTAGTATGATTGATAAAAGGCTGCCGGCAAACCTAACCTATTGGCTATGTACAAGGGTAGATGTGGCTCTCAAGTCTTTTATGTCTCCAGACGGGGTCCAGTTTCCTCTAAACCCCATTCAAGTCCATTGGGTTCTCGGGATTCCAATGGGACCGAGACCGGTCCCAACTACAACTGTCGATGAGAATCTTGAAAAAGACATTATTAATAAGTACCGGACTGTACACAAGAAAGGTGGTGGCATAACCAAAAAGACTTTGATGGAATATGTGGAGGGTCCTTGTGAAGATGATAACGAGTTCAAGAGACTCTTTTTGCTGCTTGCTTTAGACTCGGTACTTACCCCCACCACATGTCATCGACTTAGTATGAAATTTTTCCACTGTGTtgttgttgcacatgaagcctCCGAGTATGACTGGTGTAGTCTTGTCCTTGACCAATTGTTGCATGCTGTTGGAAGCTTCAGTACACGGTTCTACGCAGATGGTTATGCTAAAGGATGTGGTGGATGCTTAATATTTCTGGCA ATTTTCTACCTAGATCGACTTAGGAGAACGCCTGTTGATTGGGGTGTGTTTCCAAGAATGAGGGTATGGACAATAGAAGAGATGAACAAGGCACAGAATCTGGATCGTCTTCCATCCCGGGATTATGGGTGTGTAGGG TGTGTTGATGTCGCTTACGGCCATACCCATCCAATGATGAAGGATATTATGCCTGGGAAGAGGATAACCTCAACTGAGGTTGATAAG TTAATGAATGCCGTGAAAGCTGCATTGGACACCAATGACGTGGATGAGTATGACGTTTCTGTTTTGATAAATGTCACGGGAAAAAATAAACGAAGACGTGGTGGGTCATCAAAATCCATTCCACAAAAGGTCAAAGGAAAGTCCAAAGCACAAG CAGAACCTGATATACCATCTGAGAGAATAAGTGTTATTGAGAAGTCCATCTCGATGAACCAGTACACCAGGAAGAATAGAAGGACAAAGAATTCTGAAGATGCACTACACCTTGATGAGCCACTGCACCTTGAAGAATCAGCTCAGATTGGGACAAATAAATCTGGAGTGGCACTAAATAAGACCGAGCCGAACCAATCTGATGACGCACTGCACCTTGATCCAG GTTTCTATCTGCTTGAGCTAAGGAATTAA
- the LOC110802417 gene encoding uncharacterized protein isoform X4: protein MLFSVHLILYSVLLLGLSERGRGRGRGRGRGRGRVEPQLSARKLNFDNTDFDEEPSGSDSEYTGQSDEQPSPEKKEVPKRAKVVANVYRDNSSTKGGMMKAANTVIQKRSEEMNKKPPNQNCAVEALRRILGGFDDRKRNLVNEMGFAGLFSMIDKRLPANLTYWLCTRVDVALKSFMSPDGVQFPLNPIQVHWVLGIPMGPRPVPTTTVDENLEKDIINKYRTVHKKGGGITKKTLMEYVEGPCEDDNEFKRLFLLLALDSVLTPTTCHRLSMKFFHCVVVAHEASEYDWCSLVLDQLLHAVGSFSTRFYADGYAKGCGGCLIFLAIFYLDRLRRTPVDWGVFPRMRVWTIEEMNKAQNLDRLPSRDYGCVGCVDVAYGHTHPMMKDIMPGKRITSTEVDKLMNAVKAALDTNDVDEYDVSVLINVTGKNKRRRGGSSKSIPQKVKGKSKAQAEPDIPSERISVIEKSISMNQYTRKNRRTKNSEDALHLDEPLHLEESAQIGTNKSGVALNKTEPNQSDDALHLDPD from the exons ATGCTATTCTCAGTACATCTAATTTTGTACTCTGTATTATTATTGGGTTTATCTGAACGAGGAAGGGGCCGTGGACGAGGAAGGGGTCGTGGACGAGGGAGGGTAGAACCACAACTAAGTGCAAGAAAG TTAAACTTCGATAACACCGACTTTGATGAGGAGCCTAGTGGAAGTGATTCTGAATATACCGGTCAAAGTGATGAACAG CCATCCCCCGAGAAAAAAGAGGTTCCTAAAAGAGCAAAGGTGGTTGCTAATGTGTATAGA GATAATAGTAGCACTAAGGGGGGTATGATGAAGGCGGCTAACACAGTTATTCAAAAACGCTCTGAGGAGATGAATAAAAAG CCTCCTAATCAGAACTGTGCTGTTGAGGCCCTTAGAAGAATATTAGGAGGGTTCGATGATAGGAAAAGGAACTTAGTTAATGAGATGGGATTTGCTGGCCTATTTAGTATGATTGATAAAAGGCTGCCGGCAAACCTAACCTATTGGCTATGTACAAGGGTAGATGTGGCTCTCAAGTCTTTTATGTCTCCAGACGGGGTCCAGTTTCCTCTAAACCCCATTCAAGTCCATTGGGTTCTCGGGATTCCAATGGGACCGAGACCGGTCCCAACTACAACTGTCGATGAGAATCTTGAAAAAGACATTATTAATAAGTACCGGACTGTACACAAGAAAGGTGGTGGCATAACCAAAAAGACTTTGATGGAATATGTGGAGGGTCCTTGTGAAGATGATAACGAGTTCAAGAGACTCTTTTTGCTGCTTGCTTTAGACTCGGTACTTACCCCCACCACATGTCATCGACTTAGTATGAAATTTTTCCACTGTGTtgttgttgcacatgaagcctCCGAGTATGACTGGTGTAGTCTTGTCCTTGACCAATTGTTGCATGCTGTTGGAAGCTTCAGTACACGGTTCTACGCAGATGGTTATGCTAAAGGATGTGGTGGATGCTTAATATTTCTGGCA ATTTTCTACCTAGATCGACTTAGGAGAACGCCTGTTGATTGGGGTGTGTTTCCAAGAATGAGGGTATGGACAATAGAAGAGATGAACAAGGCACAGAATCTGGATCGTCTTCCATCCCGGGATTATGGGTGTGTAGGG TGTGTTGATGTCGCTTACGGCCATACCCATCCAATGATGAAGGATATTATGCCTGGGAAGAGGATAACCTCAACTGAGGTTGATAAG TTAATGAATGCCGTGAAAGCTGCATTGGACACCAATGACGTGGATGAGTATGACGTTTCTGTTTTGATAAATGTCACGGGAAAAAATAAACGAAGACGTGGTGGGTCATCAAAATCCATTCCACAAAAGGTCAAAGGAAAGTCCAAAGCACAAG CAGAACCTGATATACCATCTGAGAGAATAAGTGTTATTGAGAAGTCCATCTCGATGAACCAGTACACCAGGAAGAATAGAAGGACAAAGAATTCTGAAGATGCACTACACCTTGATGAGCCACTGCACCTTGAAGAATCAGCTCAGATTGGGACAAATAAATCTGGAGTGGCACTAAATAAGACCGAGCCGAACCAATCTGATGACGCACTGCACCTTGATCCAG ATTGA
- the LOC110802417 gene encoding uncharacterized protein isoform X1 encodes MLFSVHLILYSVLLLGLSERGRGRGRGRGRGRGRVEPQLSARKLNFDNTDFDEEPSGSDSEYTGQSDEQPSPEKKEVPKRAKVVANVYRDNSSTKGGMMKAANTVIQKRSEEMNKKPPNQNCAVEALRRILGGFDDRKRNLVNEMGFAGLFSMIDKRLPANLTYWLCTRVDVALKSFMSPDGVQFPLNPIQVHWVLGIPMGPRPVPTTTVDENLEKDIINKYRTVHKKGGGITKKTLMEYVEGPCEDDNEFKRLFLLLALDSVLTPTTCHRLSMKFFHCVVVAHEASEYDWCSLVLDQLLHAVGSFSTRFYADGYAKGCGGCLIFLAIFYLDRLRRTPVDWGVFPRMRVWTIEEMNKAQNLDRLPSRDYGCVGCVDVAYGHTHPMMKDIMPGKRITSTEVDKLMNAVKAALDTNDVDEYDVSVLINVTGKNKRRRGGSSKSIPQKVKGKSKAQAEPDIPSERISVIEKSISMNQYTRKNRRTKNSEDALHLDEPLHLEESAQIGTNKSGVALNKTEPNQSDDALHLDPGKQHYMVHYQHQHQHQYYQYSTVHFQHYLVC; translated from the exons ATGCTATTCTCAGTACATCTAATTTTGTACTCTGTATTATTATTGGGTTTATCTGAACGAGGAAGGGGCCGTGGACGAGGAAGGGGTCGTGGACGAGGGAGGGTAGAACCACAACTAAGTGCAAGAAAG TTAAACTTCGATAACACCGACTTTGATGAGGAGCCTAGTGGAAGTGATTCTGAATATACCGGTCAAAGTGATGAACAG CCATCCCCCGAGAAAAAAGAGGTTCCTAAAAGAGCAAAGGTGGTTGCTAATGTGTATAGA GATAATAGTAGCACTAAGGGGGGTATGATGAAGGCGGCTAACACAGTTATTCAAAAACGCTCTGAGGAGATGAATAAAAAG CCTCCTAATCAGAACTGTGCTGTTGAGGCCCTTAGAAGAATATTAGGAGGGTTCGATGATAGGAAAAGGAACTTAGTTAATGAGATGGGATTTGCTGGCCTATTTAGTATGATTGATAAAAGGCTGCCGGCAAACCTAACCTATTGGCTATGTACAAGGGTAGATGTGGCTCTCAAGTCTTTTATGTCTCCAGACGGGGTCCAGTTTCCTCTAAACCCCATTCAAGTCCATTGGGTTCTCGGGATTCCAATGGGACCGAGACCGGTCCCAACTACAACTGTCGATGAGAATCTTGAAAAAGACATTATTAATAAGTACCGGACTGTACACAAGAAAGGTGGTGGCATAACCAAAAAGACTTTGATGGAATATGTGGAGGGTCCTTGTGAAGATGATAACGAGTTCAAGAGACTCTTTTTGCTGCTTGCTTTAGACTCGGTACTTACCCCCACCACATGTCATCGACTTAGTATGAAATTTTTCCACTGTGTtgttgttgcacatgaagcctCCGAGTATGACTGGTGTAGTCTTGTCCTTGACCAATTGTTGCATGCTGTTGGAAGCTTCAGTACACGGTTCTACGCAGATGGTTATGCTAAAGGATGTGGTGGATGCTTAATATTTCTGGCA ATTTTCTACCTAGATCGACTTAGGAGAACGCCTGTTGATTGGGGTGTGTTTCCAAGAATGAGGGTATGGACAATAGAAGAGATGAACAAGGCACAGAATCTGGATCGTCTTCCATCCCGGGATTATGGGTGTGTAGGG TGTGTTGATGTCGCTTACGGCCATACCCATCCAATGATGAAGGATATTATGCCTGGGAAGAGGATAACCTCAACTGAGGTTGATAAG TTAATGAATGCCGTGAAAGCTGCATTGGACACCAATGACGTGGATGAGTATGACGTTTCTGTTTTGATAAATGTCACGGGAAAAAATAAACGAAGACGTGGTGGGTCATCAAAATCCATTCCACAAAAGGTCAAAGGAAAGTCCAAAGCACAAG CAGAACCTGATATACCATCTGAGAGAATAAGTGTTATTGAGAAGTCCATCTCGATGAACCAGTACACCAGGAAGAATAGAAGGACAAAGAATTCTGAAGATGCACTACACCTTGATGAGCCACTGCACCTTGAAGAATCAGCTCAGATTGGGACAAATAAATCTGGAGTGGCACTAAATAAGACCGAGCCGAACCAATCTGATGACGCACTGCACCTTGATCCAGGTAAGCAACACTACATGGTGCActaccaacaccaacaccaacaccaatACTACCAATACTCAACGGTGCATTTCCAACACTACTTGGTGTGTTAG
- the LOC110802417 gene encoding uncharacterized protein isoform X5, whose product MMKAANTVIQKRSEEMNKKPPNQNCAVEALRRILGGFDDRKRNLVNEMGFAGLFSMIDKRLPANLTYWLCTRVDVALKSFMSPDGVQFPLNPIQVHWVLGIPMGPRPVPTTTVDENLEKDIINKYRTVHKKGGGITKKTLMEYVEGPCEDDNEFKRLFLLLALDSVLTPTTCHRLSMKFFHCVVVAHEASEYDWCSLVLDQLLHAVGSFSTRFYADGYAKGCGGCLIFLAIFYLDRLRRTPVDWGVFPRMRVWTIEEMNKAQNLDRLPSRDYGCVGCVDVAYGHTHPMMKDIMPGKRITSTEVDKLMNAVKAALDTNDVDEYDVSVLINVTGKNKRRRGGSSKSIPQKVKGKSKAQAEPDIPSERISVIEKSISMNQYTRKNRRTKNSEDALHLDEPLHLEESAQIGTNKSGVALNKTEPNQSDDALHLDPGKQHYMVHYQHQHQHQYYQYSTVHFQHYLVC is encoded by the exons ATGATGAAGGCGGCTAACACAGTTATTCAAAAACGCTCTGAGGAGATGAATAAAAAG CCTCCTAATCAGAACTGTGCTGTTGAGGCCCTTAGAAGAATATTAGGAGGGTTCGATGATAGGAAAAGGAACTTAGTTAATGAGATGGGATTTGCTGGCCTATTTAGTATGATTGATAAAAGGCTGCCGGCAAACCTAACCTATTGGCTATGTACAAGGGTAGATGTGGCTCTCAAGTCTTTTATGTCTCCAGACGGGGTCCAGTTTCCTCTAAACCCCATTCAAGTCCATTGGGTTCTCGGGATTCCAATGGGACCGAGACCGGTCCCAACTACAACTGTCGATGAGAATCTTGAAAAAGACATTATTAATAAGTACCGGACTGTACACAAGAAAGGTGGTGGCATAACCAAAAAGACTTTGATGGAATATGTGGAGGGTCCTTGTGAAGATGATAACGAGTTCAAGAGACTCTTTTTGCTGCTTGCTTTAGACTCGGTACTTACCCCCACCACATGTCATCGACTTAGTATGAAATTTTTCCACTGTGTtgttgttgcacatgaagcctCCGAGTATGACTGGTGTAGTCTTGTCCTTGACCAATTGTTGCATGCTGTTGGAAGCTTCAGTACACGGTTCTACGCAGATGGTTATGCTAAAGGATGTGGTGGATGCTTAATATTTCTGGCA ATTTTCTACCTAGATCGACTTAGGAGAACGCCTGTTGATTGGGGTGTGTTTCCAAGAATGAGGGTATGGACAATAGAAGAGATGAACAAGGCACAGAATCTGGATCGTCTTCCATCCCGGGATTATGGGTGTGTAGGG TGTGTTGATGTCGCTTACGGCCATACCCATCCAATGATGAAGGATATTATGCCTGGGAAGAGGATAACCTCAACTGAGGTTGATAAG TTAATGAATGCCGTGAAAGCTGCATTGGACACCAATGACGTGGATGAGTATGACGTTTCTGTTTTGATAAATGTCACGGGAAAAAATAAACGAAGACGTGGTGGGTCATCAAAATCCATTCCACAAAAGGTCAAAGGAAAGTCCAAAGCACAAG CAGAACCTGATATACCATCTGAGAGAATAAGTGTTATTGAGAAGTCCATCTCGATGAACCAGTACACCAGGAAGAATAGAAGGACAAAGAATTCTGAAGATGCACTACACCTTGATGAGCCACTGCACCTTGAAGAATCAGCTCAGATTGGGACAAATAAATCTGGAGTGGCACTAAATAAGACCGAGCCGAACCAATCTGATGACGCACTGCACCTTGATCCAGGTAAGCAACACTACATGGTGCActaccaacaccaacaccaacaccaatACTACCAATACTCAACGGTGCATTTCCAACACTACTTGGTGTGTTAG
- the LOC110802417 gene encoding uncharacterized protein isoform X2: protein MLFSVHLILYSVLLLGLSERGRGRGRGRGRGRGRVEPQLSARKLNFDNTDFDEEPSGSDSEYTGQSDEQPSPEKKEVPKRAKVVANVYRDNSSTKGGMMKAANTVIQKRSEEMNKKPPNQNCAVEALRRILGGFDDRKRNLVNEMGFAGLFSMIDKRLPANLTYWLCTRVDVALKSFMSPDGVQFPLNPIQVHWVLGIPMGPRPVPTTTVDENLEKDIINKYRTVHKKGGGITKKTLMEYVEGPCEDDNEFKRLFLLLALDSVLTPTTCHRLSMKFFHCVVVAHEASEYDWCSLVLDQLLHAVGSFSTRFYADGYAKGCGGCLIFLAIFYLDRLRRTPVDWGVFPRMRVWTIEEMNKAQNLDRLPSRDYGCVGCVDVAYGHTHPMMKDIMPGKRITSTEVDKLMNAVKAALDTNDVDEYDVSVLINVTGKNKRRRGGSSKSIPQKVKGKSKAQEPDIPSERISVIEKSISMNQYTRKNRRTKNSEDALHLDEPLHLEESAQIGTNKSGVALNKTEPNQSDDALHLDPGKQHYMVHYQHQHQHQYYQYSTVHFQHYLVC from the exons ATGCTATTCTCAGTACATCTAATTTTGTACTCTGTATTATTATTGGGTTTATCTGAACGAGGAAGGGGCCGTGGACGAGGAAGGGGTCGTGGACGAGGGAGGGTAGAACCACAACTAAGTGCAAGAAAG TTAAACTTCGATAACACCGACTTTGATGAGGAGCCTAGTGGAAGTGATTCTGAATATACCGGTCAAAGTGATGAACAG CCATCCCCCGAGAAAAAAGAGGTTCCTAAAAGAGCAAAGGTGGTTGCTAATGTGTATAGA GATAATAGTAGCACTAAGGGGGGTATGATGAAGGCGGCTAACACAGTTATTCAAAAACGCTCTGAGGAGATGAATAAAAAG CCTCCTAATCAGAACTGTGCTGTTGAGGCCCTTAGAAGAATATTAGGAGGGTTCGATGATAGGAAAAGGAACTTAGTTAATGAGATGGGATTTGCTGGCCTATTTAGTATGATTGATAAAAGGCTGCCGGCAAACCTAACCTATTGGCTATGTACAAGGGTAGATGTGGCTCTCAAGTCTTTTATGTCTCCAGACGGGGTCCAGTTTCCTCTAAACCCCATTCAAGTCCATTGGGTTCTCGGGATTCCAATGGGACCGAGACCGGTCCCAACTACAACTGTCGATGAGAATCTTGAAAAAGACATTATTAATAAGTACCGGACTGTACACAAGAAAGGTGGTGGCATAACCAAAAAGACTTTGATGGAATATGTGGAGGGTCCTTGTGAAGATGATAACGAGTTCAAGAGACTCTTTTTGCTGCTTGCTTTAGACTCGGTACTTACCCCCACCACATGTCATCGACTTAGTATGAAATTTTTCCACTGTGTtgttgttgcacatgaagcctCCGAGTATGACTGGTGTAGTCTTGTCCTTGACCAATTGTTGCATGCTGTTGGAAGCTTCAGTACACGGTTCTACGCAGATGGTTATGCTAAAGGATGTGGTGGATGCTTAATATTTCTGGCA ATTTTCTACCTAGATCGACTTAGGAGAACGCCTGTTGATTGGGGTGTGTTTCCAAGAATGAGGGTATGGACAATAGAAGAGATGAACAAGGCACAGAATCTGGATCGTCTTCCATCCCGGGATTATGGGTGTGTAGGG TGTGTTGATGTCGCTTACGGCCATACCCATCCAATGATGAAGGATATTATGCCTGGGAAGAGGATAACCTCAACTGAGGTTGATAAG TTAATGAATGCCGTGAAAGCTGCATTGGACACCAATGACGTGGATGAGTATGACGTTTCTGTTTTGATAAATGTCACGGGAAAAAATAAACGAAGACGTGGTGGGTCATCAAAATCCATTCCACAAAAGGTCAAAGGAAAGTCCAAAGCACAAG AACCTGATATACCATCTGAGAGAATAAGTGTTATTGAGAAGTCCATCTCGATGAACCAGTACACCAGGAAGAATAGAAGGACAAAGAATTCTGAAGATGCACTACACCTTGATGAGCCACTGCACCTTGAAGAATCAGCTCAGATTGGGACAAATAAATCTGGAGTGGCACTAAATAAGACCGAGCCGAACCAATCTGATGACGCACTGCACCTTGATCCAGGTAAGCAACACTACATGGTGCActaccaacaccaacaccaacaccaatACTACCAATACTCAACGGTGCATTTCCAACACTACTTGGTGTGTTAG